A window of the Pyrinomonadaceae bacterium genome harbors these coding sequences:
- the lexA gene encoding transcriptional repressor LexA, translating to MPITARQRRILDYISNYFEANQEPPTMVEIGRQFGMTSLASVHNVLSILEREGFIRRIPNVSRGIELVKQETDESNFEIPLLGVVAAGAPIEAVLNQETVCIPRDMMKKGRMFALRVRGDSMIDEQIREDDFIILQSQQTADNGQTVVALIDGSDATVKRFYSGKNHVRLEAANPRYKPIIVRPPERLQIQGIVVGVIRKYQQ from the coding sequence ATGCCGATCACAGCACGCCAGCGACGAATACTCGATTACATCTCGAACTACTTTGAAGCGAACCAGGAACCACCCACAATGGTCGAAATCGGACGGCAATTCGGGATGACCTCGTTGGCGAGCGTCCATAACGTCTTGTCGATTCTCGAGCGCGAAGGCTTCATTCGCCGAATTCCAAACGTGAGTCGCGGAATCGAACTGGTGAAGCAGGAAACCGACGAAAGTAATTTCGAGATTCCTTTGCTGGGCGTCGTCGCAGCCGGCGCACCGATAGAAGCAGTTCTAAATCAGGAAACGGTTTGCATTCCACGCGACATGATGAAAAAGGGCCGTATGTTCGCCTTGCGGGTGCGCGGTGATTCGATGATTGATGAACAGATTCGCGAAGACGATTTCATTATCCTGCAGTCGCAACAAACCGCTGACAACGGCCAGACTGTGGTGGCTTTGATTGATGGCAGCGACGCAACCGTCAAACGATTTTATAGTGGGAAGAATCACGTGCGGCTTGAAGCTGCAAATCCGCGCTACAAACCAATTATCGTTCGACCGCCTGAGCGACTTCAGATTCAAGGAATCGTGGTAGGCGTGATTCGAAAATATCAGCAATAA
- the queC gene encoding 7-cyano-7-deazaguanine synthase QueC gives MGGSSETIQTIEEEAPSFLLPPSSLAVCLVSGGMDSCVTAAIANGDNDELAFLHVSYGQPTEARERQAFEALADSYHVTKRLAVSIEYLKSIGGSSLTDENIPVSEANLTSREIPTSYVPFRNSHLLSIATSWAEVIGAQRIYIGAVAEDSSGYPDCRPEYYEAFQRAIDAGTKPETHVAIVTPVIHLRKSDIVKRGMELNAPLHLTWSCYRAEDRACGRCDSCALRLRAFREADVTDPIPYA, from the coding sequence ATGGGTGGTAGCAGCGAGACAATTCAAACGATCGAAGAAGAGGCTCCATCCTTCCTCCTTCCGCCTTCATCCCTGGCTGTCTGCCTCGTCTCAGGCGGCATGGATTCGTGTGTTACGGCTGCGATCGCCAACGGAGATAACGACGAACTCGCGTTCCTGCACGTCTCGTATGGTCAGCCCACTGAGGCCCGTGAGCGCCAGGCTTTCGAAGCCCTGGCTGACAGCTACCACGTAACGAAACGGCTGGCCGTCTCGATCGAATATCTGAAGTCTATCGGCGGCTCTTCACTGACCGATGAAAACATCCCGGTGAGCGAAGCAAATCTTACTTCGCGCGAAATCCCAACCAGCTATGTCCCGTTTCGCAATTCACATTTGTTGTCGATTGCCACAAGTTGGGCTGAAGTTATCGGCGCGCAACGGATCTACATCGGCGCCGTAGCTGAAGATTCGTCAGGTTATCCGGACTGTCGTCCCGAGTATTACGAAGCTTTTCAGCGCGCCATCGACGCTGGAACAAAGCCCGAGACCCACGTAGCGATCGTGACGCCGGTCATCCACCTGCGGAAATCCGACATAGTAAAACGAGGGATGGAATTGAATGCGCCGCTGCACCTTACCTGGTCCTGCTATCGCGCTGAAGACCGTGCCTGCGGCCGTTGCGATTCGTGTGCTTTGCGACTGCGCGCTTTTCGCGAAGCAGACGTGACGGATCCGATTCCGTATGCTTGA
- a CDS encoding type IV pilus twitching motility protein PilT: MENPPQISLSELLRKLSELGGSDLHVTTGTPPLVRVHGTIRPLDGYRPLTSSETKQLAYSVLTDAQKHRFEENLELDFSFGVKGLSRFRANLFNQRGAVGAVFRAIPYEIKSFEDLGLPQVVQELCKKPRGLILVTGPTGSGKSTTLAAMIDKINRERHEHILTIEDPIEFLHNHKGCIVNQREVNADTKGFPEALRTALRQDPDVVLVGEMRDLETIESALRIAETGHLTFATLHTNSAASTINRIIDVFPAMQQAQVRAQLSLTLEGILCQSLLPRADATGRAMAMEILIPNSAIRNLIREDKVHQIYSMMQTGQDIHGMQTFNQSLATLFHKRAISKDMAFQASSNSNELRDLIDRGAGLNTGNGSMRPPVPAGYNAQRPIQRR; encoded by the coding sequence ATGGAAAATCCTCCGCAAATCTCACTCTCTGAGCTGTTGCGCAAACTGTCTGAACTGGGCGGTTCGGACTTGCACGTCACCACTGGCACGCCGCCATTGGTGCGCGTTCACGGAACCATCCGCCCCCTGGACGGCTACCGTCCGCTGACGTCGTCCGAGACGAAGCAGCTCGCCTACTCGGTGCTGACCGATGCGCAGAAGCACCGGTTCGAAGAGAACCTCGAGCTGGACTTCAGCTTTGGCGTCAAAGGTCTCTCGCGTTTCCGCGCGAATCTCTTCAATCAGCGTGGCGCCGTGGGCGCTGTCTTCCGCGCCATTCCCTACGAGATCAAATCGTTTGAGGACCTCGGGCTACCGCAGGTCGTCCAGGAGCTTTGCAAGAAGCCGCGCGGTTTGATACTGGTGACCGGGCCAACCGGCTCCGGCAAGTCGACGACGCTCGCGGCAATGATCGACAAGATCAATCGCGAACGTCACGAACACATTCTCACCATCGAAGACCCGATCGAGTTTCTTCACAATCACAAGGGTTGCATCGTCAACCAGCGTGAAGTTAACGCCGACACAAAGGGTTTTCCGGAAGCGCTACGGACCGCGTTGCGTCAGGATCCTGATGTGGTGCTGGTCGGAGAAATGCGCGATCTCGAGACGATTGAATCAGCACTGCGAATCGCGGAAACGGGTCACTTAACATTTGCGACCCTGCATACAAATTCCGCCGCTTCGACGATCAATCGCATCATCGACGTGTTTCCGGCAATGCAGCAGGCGCAGGTTCGCGCTCAGCTTTCGCTGACGCTCGAAGGCATCCTCTGTCAGTCGCTGCTGCCGCGGGCCGATGCTACCGGCCGCGCGATGGCGATGGAAATTCTGATTCCCAACTCGGCAATCAGAAACCTGATTCGCGAAGACAAGGTCCACCAGATTTATTCGATGATGCAGACCGGTCAGGACATTCACGGGATGCAGACCTTCAATCAAAGCCTGGCCACTCTGTTTCACAAACGCGCCATTTCGAAAGACATGGCTTTCCAGGCCTCGTCGAACTCAAACGAGCTTCGCGACCTGATCGACCGCGGTGCGGGACTGAACACTGGCAATGGCTCAATGAGGCCACCTGTCCCCGCGGGCTACAACGCCCAGCGTCCCATCCAACGGCGATAA
- a CDS encoding error-prone DNA polymerase — MTSYVELHARSAFSFLRGAATPEELIAACAELNMPAMALLDNDGVYGAARFHLAAQKVGIKAHIGAEIQVLGFGFRVSDSKPESTARNPRFQIRNSQFEIPNSVFTLPLLIRNRTGYQNLCRLITLMKMRVPKHAKPGECAVSLDELAAYADGLVCLTGVEDGPLSINGLGAGVARARGGQRPPLNMLIEIFGRENVYAELQRHFNRAEEARNHAVIEIARKLKLPLLATNGIGYATRAQRQVADVFTCIRNHVRLETAGRLLSINSERFVKSPKEMAGLFADLPEAIANTVELSSRLEFTLKDLGYEFPKYPVPPDETMTSFLRQRTYEGAHLRYGRNGEFTRAQKQIEHELKLIEKLKLEGYFLIVWDVVEFCKRQGILIQGRGSAANSAVCYSLGITAVDPVGMELLFERFLSEERGEWPDIDLDLPSGDQRERAIQYVYERYGQRGAAMTANVITYRGRSAAREVGKVLGFDDETLGRLSGLVHTWEWKDPKDTTERQFKDAGLDLSDKRIRKFFQLYLAVQDLPRHLGQHSGGMVICQGQLDSVVPLEPAAMPGRVVVQWDKEDCADLGIIKVDLLGLGMMAVLEETIQLIRDDYKEEVDLAHLPQDDTAVYTALQQADTIGMFQVESRAQMSCLPRLRPQKFYDIVVQVAIIRPGPIVGNMVNPFLERRLGRAPVRYAHPDLEPVLKRTLGVPLFQEQLLRMAMICADFTGGEAEDLRRAMGFKRSEQRMKDIETKLRRGMTRKGISEKVQAEIIEQIASFALYGFPESHAASFALIAYASAYLKCHYLAAFTAATLNNQPMGFYQPFTIIKDAQRHGLKVLPVDVTKSNWECTLESSEQWAVGSEQEVRGQGEVQSLKSKVQSENQTLDLGPWTLDETTPHPSLRLGLLCVKGLREGAGRAIVRARAARPFTSIDDLHLRVPELRKDELRKLAAVGALNFIQSPKSKVRLKSNVQSPTSKVRIQKSDVRCQMSDSRNHQDATAQTLDVGHWTLDPFPNRRDALWQVERVAREPGPLYKKLEETGGSPLQAMTLNERLNADLRGTGITIGRHPMAHQRAWLDTMQVTTAAQLRTMRNGNRVKVAGWVIVRQRPGTAKGFVFLSLEDETGIANIIVTPQLFDGNRLALVEYPFLLIEGILQHQDNVISVKARRIEPLQMKIESPASHDFH, encoded by the coding sequence ATGACTAGCTATGTTGAACTTCACGCGCGGTCGGCGTTCAGTTTTCTTCGCGGCGCTGCGACGCCTGAAGAATTAATCGCTGCGTGTGCAGAATTGAACATGCCGGCGATGGCGCTGTTGGATAACGATGGCGTTTACGGGGCGGCGCGATTTCATTTGGCGGCGCAGAAGGTTGGGATTAAAGCCCACATTGGGGCGGAAATTCAGGTTTTGGGTTTCGGGTTTCGGGTTTCAGATTCAAAACCCGAAAGCACGGCGCGAAATCCCAGATTTCAAATTCGAAATTCGCAATTCGAAATTCCAAATTCGGTCTTCACGCTCCCGCTCCTGATTCGCAATCGCACCGGCTATCAAAATCTCTGTCGCTTAATCACCTTGATGAAAATGCGTGTGCCGAAACATGCCAAGCCGGGTGAATGCGCGGTCAGCCTGGACGAGTTGGCCGCGTATGCGGATGGATTGGTTTGTTTGACGGGCGTGGAAGATGGGCCGCTCTCTATAAATGGTTTAGGCGCAGGCGTCGCCCGCGCGAGAGGCGGACAACGCCCGCCTCTAAACATGCTTATCGAAATCTTTGGTCGTGAAAATGTTTATGCCGAGCTACAACGCCACTTCAATCGCGCCGAAGAAGCGCGGAATCATGCGGTGATTGAAATAGCGCGCAAGTTGAAACTGCCACTGTTGGCGACGAATGGCATCGGTTACGCGACGCGCGCGCAAAGACAGGTTGCCGACGTTTTCACCTGCATTCGCAATCACGTGCGGCTGGAAACGGCCGGGCGCCTGCTTTCGATCAATTCAGAACGGTTCGTGAAATCGCCAAAGGAAATGGCCGGGCTGTTTGCGGATTTGCCGGAAGCAATCGCTAACACGGTGGAGTTGTCTTCGCGTCTTGAGTTCACGCTAAAAGATCTCGGCTACGAATTTCCGAAGTATCCAGTGCCGCCGGACGAGACGATGACTTCATTTCTGCGCCAGCGGACTTACGAAGGCGCGCACTTGCGATACGGCCGAAACGGCGAATTCACACGTGCACAAAAACAGATTGAGCACGAATTAAAACTAATAGAGAAGCTGAAGCTTGAAGGTTATTTCCTGATCGTTTGGGACGTCGTTGAGTTTTGCAAGCGTCAGGGAATTCTCATTCAGGGCCGCGGGTCGGCGGCGAACAGCGCAGTTTGTTATAGCCTGGGAATCACAGCCGTCGATCCGGTCGGCATGGAGCTTCTGTTCGAGCGATTTCTTTCAGAAGAGCGTGGCGAGTGGCCGGACATCGACCTCGATCTGCCGAGCGGCGATCAGCGCGAACGCGCGATTCAATACGTTTACGAGCGCTACGGGCAACGTGGCGCGGCGATGACCGCGAACGTGATCACTTATCGCGGGCGCTCGGCGGCGCGCGAAGTCGGCAAAGTGCTCGGATTCGATGATGAGACGCTCGGCCGCCTGTCCGGCCTGGTGCACACATGGGAATGGAAAGATCCGAAGGACACGACTGAGCGGCAGTTCAAAGACGCCGGGCTGGATTTGAGCGATAAGCGCATCAGGAAATTTTTTCAACTTTACCTGGCGGTGCAGGATTTGCCGCGACATCTGGGCCAGCATTCCGGCGGCATGGTGATTTGTCAGGGACAGCTGGATTCGGTGGTGCCGCTCGAGCCGGCGGCGATGCCGGGCCGCGTCGTAGTGCAATGGGACAAAGAAGACTGCGCAGACCTCGGCATTATCAAGGTCGATCTGCTCGGCCTCGGCATGATGGCGGTGCTGGAAGAGACGATTCAACTGATCCGCGACGATTACAAAGAAGAAGTCGATCTCGCGCACTTACCACAGGACGACACGGCCGTTTACACAGCGCTGCAACAAGCCGACACGATTGGCATGTTTCAGGTTGAAAGTCGCGCGCAGATGTCTTGTTTGCCGAGACTTCGGCCCCAGAAGTTTTACGACATCGTGGTGCAGGTTGCGATTATTCGGCCCGGGCCAATTGTCGGCAACATGGTCAATCCGTTCCTCGAGCGAAGGCTCGGTCGTGCCCCAGTCCGGTACGCACATCCTGACCTGGAACCGGTGCTGAAACGCACGTTGGGTGTGCCTCTGTTTCAGGAGCAGCTGCTGCGCATGGCGATGATTTGCGCAGATTTTACGGGCGGCGAAGCTGAAGACTTGCGACGCGCGATGGGCTTCAAGAGATCAGAGCAACGTATGAAAGACATTGAAACCAAGCTGCGGCGCGGAATGACGAGGAAGGGAATCAGCGAAAAAGTCCAAGCGGAGATCATCGAACAGATCGCGTCATTCGCGCTGTACGGATTTCCGGAATCGCACGCCGCCAGCTTTGCTTTGATTGCTTATGCCAGCGCCTATCTCAAATGTCACTACCTGGCGGCGTTCACCGCAGCGACGCTCAACAATCAACCGATGGGGTTCTATCAACCGTTTACGATCATCAAGGACGCACAGCGGCATGGGTTGAAGGTTTTGCCGGTAGATGTGACGAAGTCGAATTGGGAATGCACGCTGGAAAGCAGTGAGCAGTGGGCAGTGGGCAGTGAGCAGGAGGTCAGAGGTCAGGGAGAAGTCCAATCTCTAAAGTCCAAAGTCCAAAGTGAAAACCAGACATTGGACCTTGGACCTTGGACTTTGGACGAAACCACCCCACACCCAAGTCTTCGTCTCGGCCTGCTTTGCGTGAAAGGTTTGCGCGAAGGAGCCGGTCGCGCGATTGTGCGGGCCCGCGCTGCGCGGCCTTTCACCAGCATCGATGATTTGCATCTGCGCGTTCCGGAACTAAGAAAGGACGAGTTGCGCAAGCTGGCGGCGGTGGGGGCTTTGAATTTCATTCAGAGTCCAAAGTCCAAAGTCCGTCTAAAGTCCAACGTCCAAAGTCCCACGTCCAAAGTCAGAATTCAGAAATCAGATGTCAGGTGTCAGATGTCAGACAGCAGAAATCATCAAGACGCCACCGCACAGACATTAGACGTTGGACATTGGACGTTGGACCCGTTCCCAAATCGTCGCGATGCGCTTTGGCAGGTCGAGCGTGTAGCGCGCGAACCGGGGCCGCTCTATAAAAAGTTGGAAGAGACCGGCGGGTCACCGCTGCAAGCGATGACGTTGAATGAAAGATTGAATGCTGACTTGCGCGGCACGGGCATCACGATTGGCCGGCATCCGATGGCGCATCAACGCGCCTGGCTCGACACGATGCAGGTCACTACCGCGGCCCAGTTACGGACCATGCGCAACGGCAATCGAGTGAAGGTGGCCGGTTGGGTAATTGTGCGTCAGCGTCCGGGGACGGCGAAAGGATTCGTATTTCTAAGCCTGGAAGATGAAACGGGAATCGCAAACATCATCGTGACCCCGCAACTCTTTGATGGGAACCGTCTCGCCCTCGTGGAATATCCGTTTCTATTGATTGAGGGGATTTTGCAGCATCAGGACAATGTTATCTCGGTGAAGGCGAGACGCATCGAGCCTTTGCAGATGAAAATCGAGAGTCCGGCATCGCACGACTTTCATTAG
- a CDS encoding carboxypeptidase-like regulatory domain-containing protein gives MRSYFYSIIASAVLLLAAVGASAQVGQLRGHVFIQQADGTKVPAAGAQVDVYRTDLPGKFPSKANKNGEFVYAGLPYIGTYVIAVSAPNAAPAVRGGVKVGRDIDFELVMTPGNGQRLTEEQAKAGGGGGSETPASGGSGESAADRAKREEMEKKNAAVIEENKKIENANQVIGDAFRGGNTALTAKNYDEAVRQYDTGIAADAAHPGIPSLLTNKSVALRLRGVDRFNAAVQSKDEAAKTSGMEAAKADFKASADAASQAVDTLKKLPTPTDPAELKQFETNKYFALTARAESMRLFTTKVDPTKADAAVVAYQEYIAAEPDAVKKGKAQKDFAQMLFETATDTASYERVVAEYQKHLEGNPDDAVALLRIGQAMFNIGALNNNDKAKYQEAANYLQRYVDKAPDTDPMKAEAKDLIGALKAQANVTPERTTRPPRRRP, from the coding sequence ATGCGTAGTTATTTTTACTCGATTATCGCTTCCGCGGTTTTGCTTCTGGCAGCCGTTGGCGCGTCAGCTCAGGTTGGCCAACTTCGGGGCCATGTGTTTATCCAACAGGCCGACGGCACGAAGGTCCCAGCTGCCGGCGCGCAGGTCGACGTTTACCGGACTGACCTGCCTGGCAAATTCCCGAGTAAGGCTAATAAGAACGGAGAGTTTGTTTACGCCGGTTTGCCGTACATCGGCACGTACGTCATCGCGGTGAGTGCGCCGAATGCGGCACCCGCCGTCCGTGGCGGCGTGAAGGTCGGCCGCGACATCGACTTCGAGCTTGTCATGACGCCGGGCAATGGCCAGCGCCTCACCGAAGAGCAAGCGAAGGCCGGTGGTGGCGGTGGATCGGAAACCCCAGCGTCCGGTGGCAGCGGCGAAAGCGCAGCCGACCGGGCGAAGCGCGAAGAAATGGAGAAAAAGAACGCCGCCGTCATCGAGGAGAACAAGAAGATTGAGAACGCAAATCAAGTGATTGGCGATGCCTTCCGCGGAGGAAATACGGCGCTGACTGCGAAGAATTACGATGAAGCGGTTCGGCAATACGACACGGGCATCGCCGCCGATGCGGCACACCCGGGCATACCGTCGTTGTTGACGAATAAGTCCGTCGCGCTGCGGTTGCGCGGCGTCGATCGGTTCAATGCGGCAGTGCAGTCCAAAGATGAAGCCGCCAAGACTTCCGGCATGGAAGCGGCAAAGGCAGATTTCAAGGCTTCCGCCGACGCCGCCAGTCAGGCCGTGGATACGCTCAAGAAACTCCCGACGCCTACGGATCCAGCCGAGTTGAAGCAGTTTGAAACTAATAAGTATTTCGCGTTGACCGCGCGCGCCGAGTCGATGCGTCTGTTCACGACGAAAGTTGATCCGACGAAAGCTGACGCTGCGGTTGTCGCTTATCAGGAATACATTGCGGCCGAACCGGACGCCGTCAAGAAGGGCAAAGCCCAAAAGGATTTTGCGCAGATGCTTTTCGAGACTGCCACTGATACTGCATCGTACGAACGCGTAGTCGCCGAGTATCAAAAACATCTCGAAGGGAATCCCGACGATGCGGTCGCCCTCCTGCGAATCGGACAGGCGATGTTTAATATCGGGGCCTTGAATAACAACGACAAGGCGAAGTATCAGGAGGCCGCGAACTATTTGCAGCGGTACGTCGATAAAGCACCGGATACGGATCCCATGAAGGCTGAAGCCAAGGATTTGATCGGGGCTTTGAAGGCGCAAGCGAATGTCACGCCTGAAAGGACCACCAGGCCACCGCGACGGCGTCCATAA
- a CDS encoding UdgX family uracil-DNA binding protein (This protein belongs to the uracil DNA glycosylase superfamily, members of which act in excision repair of DNA. However, it belongs more specifically to UdgX branch, whose founding member was found to bind uracil in DNA (where it does not belong), without cleaving it, appears to promote DNA repair by a pathway involving RecA, rather than base excision.), producing the protein MARDKSGTSAADFFPERKSLKAFREAAADCKGCDLWERGTQTVFGEGARHGEVMFIGEQPGNEEDLTGHPFVGPAGRLLNDALEEAEIDRRQTYVTNVVKHFKWEPRGKRRIHKKPNASEISACRPWLEAEINLVKPNVIVCLGATAAQALLGAKFKVSKQRGKFIESTLAPYIMATVHPSSILRAPDEETRHVEKRRFIDDLKRVAGVLSKIK; encoded by the coding sequence ATGGCCAGGGACAAATCCGGAACTTCAGCCGCAGACTTTTTTCCGGAGCGGAAGAGCTTGAAAGCTTTCCGCGAAGCCGCTGCCGACTGCAAAGGCTGTGACCTCTGGGAACGCGGCACGCAAACCGTTTTCGGCGAAGGCGCGCGCCACGGCGAAGTCATGTTCATCGGCGAACAACCTGGAAACGAGGAAGACCTCACCGGTCATCCGTTTGTCGGACCCGCTGGCCGCTTGCTCAACGACGCGTTAGAGGAAGCCGAAATCGATCGCCGCCAAACTTACGTCACGAACGTCGTCAAACATTTCAAATGGGAACCCCGCGGCAAGCGCCGCATTCACAAAAAACCGAATGCGAGCGAGATCTCTGCGTGCCGCCCATGGCTCGAAGCCGAAATCAATCTGGTGAAACCCAACGTTATCGTTTGTCTCGGCGCGACCGCAGCTCAGGCACTGCTCGGAGCGAAGTTTAAAGTCAGCAAGCAACGCGGCAAATTCATTGAATCAACACTGGCGCCTTACATCATGGCGACAGTACATCCCTCTTCGATTCTCCGCGCGCCTGACGAGGAAACCCGCCACGTTGAGAAGCGGCGATTCATTGACGATCTCAAACGCGTCGCCGGCGTTCTCTCAAAGATCAAGTAA
- the pilB gene encoding type IV-A pilus assembly ATPase PilB produces the protein MSAKLGEILVRENLISPQHLRQALDYQREHGGRLGFNLVKLGLVSDDTITAILSRQYGIPSVNLELFDIDDSVLRLIPQEVAQKYSVLPLSRVGATLTLAMVDPTNVFAMDDIKFMTGLNVEPVVVAEASVQQAISKYYSTTREIELASVTAEVLPNGNGFSDSDLVSLDTLDFDHSSVAEEVEVFEDNEEIDISSLARMSEDAPVVRLVNVLLVDALRRGASDIHVEPYEKELRIRFRIDGVLYDVMHPPLKMRDALISRIKIMSKLDISEKRLPQDGRIKIRVKVESRSRELDFRVSTLPTLFGEKVVLRLLDKEKLMLDMTNLGFEPESLVKFQRNISKPYGMVLVTGPTGSGKTNTLYSALQSLNKTDTNIMTAEDPVEFNLPGINQVQMKEQIGLNFAAALRSFLRQDPNIILVGEIRDFETAEIAIKAALTGHLVLSTLHTNDAPSTISRLMNMGIEPFLVATSVNLIQAQRLIRRICKDCKKEQPTPVEALVEIGFSPEEAKTVKTFKGRGCPTCNDTGYKGRIGLYEVMEITDEIRELILIGASALELRKKSIEDGMITLRESGLQKIKSGVTTVEEVVRETVA, from the coding sequence ATGTCAGCCAAACTCGGCGAAATTCTCGTCCGTGAGAATCTGATCAGTCCCCAGCACCTACGGCAGGCTCTCGATTACCAGCGAGAGCATGGCGGGCGGCTGGGCTTCAATCTTGTGAAGTTGGGGCTGGTTTCAGACGACACCATCACGGCCATTCTGTCCCGGCAATACGGTATTCCGTCGGTAAATCTCGAATTGTTCGACATTGACGATTCGGTCCTCCGGCTGATTCCGCAGGAAGTCGCGCAAAAGTATTCTGTGCTGCCTTTGTCCCGCGTGGGCGCCACCCTCACCCTGGCCATGGTCGATCCGACCAATGTCTTCGCGATGGACGACATCAAGTTCATGACCGGGTTGAATGTTGAGCCGGTCGTGGTCGCTGAAGCTAGTGTGCAGCAGGCAATCTCGAAGTATTACAGCACGACGCGTGAAATCGAGCTGGCCTCAGTCACGGCCGAAGTCTTGCCGAACGGAAATGGCTTCTCAGATTCCGACCTGGTTTCTCTCGATACTCTCGATTTCGATCACAGTTCGGTGGCGGAAGAAGTTGAGGTCTTCGAAGATAACGAAGAGATCGATATTTCAAGTCTCGCCCGGATGAGCGAGGACGCGCCGGTCGTTCGGCTCGTGAACGTCCTGCTCGTCGATGCCCTGCGCCGCGGCGCCTCTGACATTCACGTTGAGCCATACGAAAAAGAACTTCGCATTCGCTTCCGCATCGACGGTGTGCTGTACGACGTAATGCATCCGCCGTTGAAGATGCGTGACGCCCTCATCTCGCGTATCAAGATCATGTCCAAGCTGGACATCTCGGAAAAGCGACTGCCGCAGGATGGCCGCATCAAGATTCGCGTAAAAGTAGAGTCGCGTTCGCGCGAACTCGATTTTCGCGTTTCGACACTGCCTACACTGTTCGGTGAAAAGGTCGTGCTTCGCTTACTCGACAAAGAGAAGCTGATGCTCGACATGACGAATCTCGGTTTTGAGCCGGAATCGCTCGTCAAATTCCAGCGCAATATTTCCAAGCCATACGGCATGGTGCTGGTGACAGGACCAACCGGAAGCGGAAAAACAAACACTCTGTATTCGGCCCTGCAATCGCTGAACAAGACCGATACGAACATCATGACGGCGGAAGATCCCGTCGAGTTCAATCTGCCCGGCATTAACCAGGTGCAAATGAAAGAGCAGATCGGGCTTAACTTCGCGGCCGCGCTTCGTTCGTTTCTGCGGCAGGATCCAAACATCATCCTCGTCGGCGAAATCCGTGACTTTGAAACGGCCGAAATCGCCATCAAGGCCGCGCTCACCGGCCACTTGGTGCTCTCAACCCTCCACACCAACGATGCTCCCTCGACTATCTCCCGCCTAATGAATATGGGTATCGAACCCTTCCTCGTCGCGACCAGCGTCAACCTTATCCAGGCGCAGCGACTGATTCGCAGAATCTGCAAAGACTGCAAGAAAGAACAGCCCACCCCCGTTGAAGCGCTCGTAGAAATCGGATTCTCGCCCGAAGAAGCCAAGACGGTAAAAACATTCAAAGGCCGCGGTTGCCCGACTTGTAACGATACCGGTTACAAAGGCCGCATTGGTCTGTATGAAGTAATGGAGATTACCGACGAAATCAGAGAGCTGATTTTGATCGGTGCTTCGGCGCTTGAATTGCGCAAGAAATCGATTGAAGACGGAATGATTACGCTTCGCGAATCCGGCCTTCAAAAGATCAAGAGTGGCGTTACCACGGTTGAAGAGGTTGTACGCGAGACCGTGGCTTGA